The Myotis daubentonii chromosome 9, mMyoDau2.1, whole genome shotgun sequence genome has a segment encoding these proteins:
- the LOC132241924 gene encoding olfactory receptor 5B3-like — translation MENETEVTEFILLGLTNDPELQVPLFITFTLIYFVTLIGNLGIMVLVLLDSRLHTPMYFFLSNLSLVDLCYSSAVTPTVMTGFLVGDKVISYNACATQMFFFIAFATVENYLLSSMAYDRYIAVCKPLHYTTTMTPGVCVHMAIGSYIYGFLNASIHTGDTFSLSFCESNVVHHFFCDVPAVMALSCSDRHISEQILVFVASFNILSALLVILISYLFIFVTILKMHSSSGYQKALSTCASHLTVVTIFYGTIIFMYLKPSSSHSLDTDKVVSVFYTMVIPMLNPLVYSLRNREVKSALKKVVSKAEFIFFRIMISTLCNVQ, via the coding sequence ATGGAGAATGAGACAGAAGTGACTGAGTTCATCCTCCTCGGACTAACCAATGACCCAGAACTGCAGGTCCCCCTCTTTATCACGTTCACTCTCATCTACTTCGTCACGCTGATTGGAAATTTGGGGATTATGGTGCTGGTTCTCTTGGACTCTCGTCTCCACACTCCTATGTACTTTTTCCTCAGTAACCTGTCTCTGGTGGATTTGTGTTACTCTTCAGCTGTCACTCCTACAGTCATGACTGGGTTCCTTGTAGGAGATAAGGTTATCTCCTACAATGCATGTGCTACTCAGATGTTCTTTTTTATAGCTTTTGCCACTGTGGAAAATTACCTCTTGTCCTCAATGGCCTATGACCGCTACATAGCTGTGTGCAAACCCCTGCATTACACCACCACCATGacaccaggtgtgtgtgtgcatatggcCATAGGCTCCTATATCTATGGTTTCCTAAATGCCTCCATTCATACTGGGGACAcctttagtctctctttctgtgagtCCAACGTGGTTCATCACTTTTTCTGTGATGTTCCAGCAGTCATGGCTCTGTCTTGCTCAGACAGGCATATTAGTGAGCAGATTCTTGTTTTTGTGGCAAGCTTCAACATTCTTTCTGCTCTCTTGGTTATCTTGATTTCCTACCTGTTCATATTTGTTACCATCCTAAAGATGCACTCATCTTCAGGGTATCAGAAGGCTCTGTCCACCTGTGCCTCTCACCTCACTGTAGTCACCATCTTCTATGGAACTATTATCTTCATGTACTTAAAACCCAGCTCCAGTCATtccctggacacagacaaggtAGTCTCTGTGTTCTATACTATGGTCATCCCCATGCTGAACCCTCTGGtctacagcctgaggaacagGGAGGTCAAGAGTGCACTCAAGAAGGTTGTTTCAAAggcagaatttattttcttcaggATTATGATTTCAACATTGTGCAATGTTCAATAA